TCCGCACAATAGCGGCCACCATACCATCGAAGCCAACTTTACTTCTCAATTTGAGCAGCATCTGCGCTCCGTGATGAACTGGCCCCTAGGCAATCCCGACCTGAGATGTCCGGCCGCGATGATTAACCTGCTTGGCGAAGACGGATTTTCTGGCCCTGCGATCGTTGAGGGAAAAGAAGAAGCCATGGCAGAAAAGGGAGTATACATTCATTTGTATGGAAAAAAACTAACCAAGCCTTTCCGCAAAATGGGCCACGTGACCATTTTGGATGAAAATGTGGAAAGCCTTAAAGCCCGAGCACACCGTATTAAAGAACTGATCAAAATAAAATCAAACGCATGAACCCACAGGTAGGAATCATCATGGGAAGTCAATCTGACCTCCCAATCATGGCAGAAGCCGCTCAATTTTTGGAAGAATTGGGAATTGCATACGAGCTCACTGTGGTATCTGCTCACCGAACTCCTCAGCGAATGATCGACTATGCAGGTTCGGCCCGCGAGCGTGGAGTAAAAGTGATCGTGGCAGGTGCCGGTGGTGCTGCTCATTTGCCTGGGATGGTCGCTTCCTTGACCAGCTTACCAGTCATCGGAGTCCCAGTGAAAAGCTCCAACTCGATCGATGGTTGGGACAGTATTTTATCTATTCTCCAAATGCCAAGTGGGATTCCGGTAGCCACAGTAGCACTCAATGGAGGGAAAAACGCAGGGATCTTAGCCGCTTCTATCGTGGGGGCTTACGATGCTGAGATCGGGAAAAAGATGGATGCTTTCAAGACTGGCCTTCGTGAAAAAGTAGAAGAATCTGCTGCTCAACTAGAGGAAAAGGGCTGGAAAGCGGTGTTGAAGAAATGATCAATATTCAATAACCCATACTCCACCCC
Above is a window of Algoriphagus sanaruensis DNA encoding:
- the purE gene encoding 5-(carboxyamino)imidazole ribonucleotide mutase — encoded protein: MNPQVGIIMGSQSDLPIMAEAAQFLEELGIAYELTVVSAHRTPQRMIDYAGSARERGVKVIVAGAGGAAHLPGMVASLTSLPVIGVPVKSSNSIDGWDSILSILQMPSGIPVATVALNGGKNAGILAASIVGAYDAEIGKKMDAFKTGLREKVEESAAQLEEKGWKAVLKK